A portion of the Algisphaera agarilytica genome contains these proteins:
- a CDS encoding acyltransferase — MGRGPQTDCAPSASAKPSPRYPLLDALRIVAMMDIVSIHVTKHYLLWGMGLPVFIIVAVALGVRKPELPGWGELPEAARKRAARVLWPWVVWTVFFGLNRVFWAGLDPEKSVEGLFYPWMILGGTSMHLWFLPFIFVAELAVLGLLAPLRRVPTGVIIAVSIALATGCIVLTGAMYDQATTVYGGMTMGSDDYAERAALYGWTVRKSWLFGTASVFLGIALGRTLSLSVTPEGRSNPAPRQWLLAGALAMFGLYYVWKCFDNPIIHGHAIWQWWRQAFAFLAVALAVQVTGKTPAWLMRIAILTMGIYLLHGWVGSRFGQLLGALYETAAWKVLFPVGIVMHNRFGKLAVIWLLTALLVMLLRRTKAKQVL; from the coding sequence ATGGGACGTGGACCACAAACTGACTGCGCGCCGAGCGCCTCGGCCAAGCCTTCGCCGCGCTACCCGCTGCTCGATGCGCTGCGGATCGTGGCGATGATGGACATCGTGTCGATCCACGTGACCAAACACTACCTGCTCTGGGGCATGGGGCTGCCGGTGTTCATCATCGTGGCGGTGGCGTTGGGGGTGCGCAAGCCCGAGCTGCCGGGCTGGGGCGAGTTGCCGGAGGCGGCGCGGAAGCGGGCGGCGCGGGTGCTCTGGCCGTGGGTGGTGTGGACGGTCTTCTTCGGGCTCAACCGCGTGTTCTGGGCGGGGCTGGACCCGGAGAAATCGGTTGAAGGGTTGTTTTACCCGTGGATGATCCTCGGCGGAACGAGCATGCACCTCTGGTTCCTGCCGTTCATCTTTGTCGCGGAGTTGGCGGTGCTGGGCTTGCTGGCTCCGCTGCGTCGCGTGCCGACGGGCGTAATCATCGCGGTTTCGATCGCGCTGGCGACCGGCTGCATCGTGCTGACCGGAGCGATGTACGACCAAGCCACGACGGTCTACGGCGGCATGACCATGGGCAGCGACGACTACGCCGAGCGTGCCGCGCTCTACGGCTGGACGGTCCGCAAGTCGTGGCTGTTCGGCACGGCGTCGGTCTTCCTGGGGATCGCGCTCGGCCGAACGCTCAGCCTGTCAGTTACCCCCGAGGGCCGAAGCAACCCCGCGCCGCGCCAATGGCTGCTCGCCGGGGCGTTGGCGATGTTCGGGCTGTACTACGTCTGGAAGTGTTTCGACAACCCGATCATCCACGGCCACGCGATCTGGCAGTGGTGGCGTCAGGCCTTCGCGTTCCTCGCCGTCGCCCTCGCGGTACAGGTCACCGGCAAGACACCCGCCTGGTTGATGCGCATCGCCATCCTCACCATGGGCATCTACCTGCTGCACGGCTGGGTCGGCTCACGCTTCGGCCAACTCCTGGGCGCCCTCTACGAAACCGCCGCCTGGAAAGTCCTCTTTCCCGTCGGCATCGTCATGCACAACCGCTTCGGCAAACTCGCGGTGATCTGGCTCCTCACCGCCCTGCTCGTGATGCTCCTGCGACGGACCAAGGCCAAGCAGGTGC
- a CDS encoding GNAT family N-acetyltransferase — MDPYHEPERQRFVLPLEPEPAIVDYCPVGGGVVSFDRVYVPPAHRGTAASRTILAFAFDHAREAGWKIRPTCPYIADRYVPRHPELQDLIEK, encoded by the coding sequence ATGGACCCCTATCACGAACCCGAACGCCAACGATTCGTCTTGCCGCTGGAGCCCGAGCCCGCGATCGTGGACTACTGCCCGGTCGGCGGGGGCGTGGTGTCGTTTGACCGGGTCTACGTGCCGCCGGCCCACCGCGGCACCGCGGCGTCGCGGACCATCCTGGCTTTTGCTTTTGACCATGCTCGGGAAGCGGGGTGGAAGATTCGACCGACGTGTCCCTACATCGCCGACCGTTATGTGCCTCGGCATCCGGAGCTGCAGGACCTGATCGAGAAGTAA